The nucleotide sequence TTATTCATAATATTCTGTAATTTACTTCGTCAGTTCGGCCTTAGGGCCTCGTGTTTGCAAAGATAGTATTTATATTTTTGCAAATAGCTACTTCCAAGTCATTAAGTCACAACTACTAAAGATTAATAATGAAGGAGTTACCTAATAATTCTTACCAAAATCATTTTTAAGGAGCTATTCCTGCCTTCCATTTCAAGCTTTTAGCACAAAAAGCTTTTTTTCTAGGTCATAAAAGGAGCTTCCTCTGGTCGCTCTTTTATGCCCAGAAAAAAATAGCTTTTGTTGCTGCAAGGCTTTCCATTTCAGTCAGGGCTAGGAATTCATTCTACCAAACAATTTATCTATTTTCAACGTAGCCTTTTGCTATTTTTATAGGATAAAATCGATACATTTGTGATTATAGACAAAAAACAAAGCAGCACACAATATGGACGGAAAAAGCCTAACGCCCGAGCAAGAAAAACTACAAGCCTTACAGCAAATCCTACCCGAAGCCTTTACCGAAGGCAAGATTGACTGGGAAAAACTAAAAGCAACCCTGGGCGAAAACATCAACTTTGCACACGAACGCTATGTGCTTAATTGGGCGGGTAAGAGCGAAGCCTTCAAAGTGTTGCAAACGCCCACTACCAAAACTCTTATACCTGCCAAAGACGAAAGTATTGACTTTGACACCACCCAAAATATTTTTATCGAAGGCGAAAACCTTGAAGTCCTCAAAGTATTGCAAAAAAGCTATTTTGGCAAAGTCAAAATGATATACATTGACCCGCCCTACAATACAGGAAATGACTCCTTTATTTATCCCGACAAATTCTCAGAAACCAAAGCGGAATACGAAAAACGTGTAGGCGACAAAGACGAAGACGGTTATATGACCAAGGACGGCATGTTCAAGAAAAACAGCAAAGAAAACGGACAATACCACTCCAACTGGCTCAATATGATGATGCCACGCCTCTACCTCGCCAAAAACCTGCTTAAACAAGACGGTGTTATTTTTGTTTCTATCGATGATAATGAAGTACACAACCTGCGTTTATTGATGAATGAGATTTTTGGGGAGGAGAATTTTGTGGCAAGTATAGTTTGGGAAAAAAGATATGGCAGAAGTAATGACGCTAAATTAATGTCAACAGTTACTGAACATTTATTGTTGTTTCGAAAAAACGAATATCTTAACGTTTTAAGAGAACCAAGAAGTGAAAAAACAAATGAAGATTACTCTAATCCTGACAATGACCCAAGAGGAAAATGGACGAGTGTTTCATTTGTAAGTCAAAGAACTAGAGACGAAAGGCAAAACTTAGGTTACGAAATTACCAATCCATATACTGGTAAAGTTTATAGCCATCCAACAAATTCATGGAAATATAATGAACAAAAATTCCTTGAAATGGTTGCAGATAATAGATTTTATTGGGGAAAAAAGAACGATCAAGATTTTCCTCGAATAAAAAGGTTCCTGGCTGAATTACCCGAAGGAATGGTCCCAATAAATCTGTGGAAACATAGTGAAACAGGAACAACAGATGAAGGAACTAAAGAAGTGCTTGAATTAATTGGTAAAAATATTTTTACATTTCCAAAACCTAAAAGACTCATTCAAAGAATGGTTCAAATGGCAACCGCAGAAGATGATATAATTCTTGATTTCTTTTCTGGTTCAGGTACAACAGGTCATGCAATTATGGATTTAAACAGAGAAACTTTAGGAAACAGAAAGTTTATTTGCGTTCAATTACCAGAATTGTGTGAAGAAAAGGGAGAGGCATATAAAGCTGGCTATAAAACAATTGCAGATGTTTCTAAATACCGTATTCGTAAAGCTAGTTTAAAATTACAAGAAGAAATTAAATTAGAAATAAAGAAAACGGAAGGAAAAATACAAAAACTGCAAGGCGAGTTACCCACAGAGGAAACCAAAACCGAAATAGAAACTCTAAAAACCAAAATCGAGCAATTAAAAAATCAAGATTTAGGATTCAAGGTTTTAAAGCTAGACGAAAGCAACTTCAAACAATGGCAACAACTAGAAGGCAAAGATGCACAAGCCCTCGAAGACCAAATGAAATTGTTCATCGACCCAGTGGCTGCTCACGCCACCACCGAGAATATGGCCTATGAGTTGTTGCTCAAAAGCGGCAAAGACCTCAATAGCACGCTCATAAAACAAGAAGGCTATTACACCGTCAATGATAAGGAACTGGTGTTACTATTAGAAAACGCAACCCAAGAAATCATTGATGCAGTAATCACTATAAAACCAAAAAAAGTAATTGCCCTAGACAAATTGTTCAAAGGCAACGACCAACTCAAGACCAATACCGTCTTGCAAATGCGTGATGCAGGTATCGAGTTTAAAACGATATAATATGAAAATGCAAAAGCAAGAGTATAGTAACTGGATAGTGGAGCTAAAATCGAAAGTTAGAAGCTCGCAAATAAAAGCAGCTCTAGCAGTAAACAGTGCATTAATCCATTTTTATTGGGAACTAGGCAATATGATAGCCGAAAAAGAAAATGTATGGGGAAGTAAACTGATAGAGCAGGTAGCCAAAGACTTGAAAGATGAGTTTCCTGAAATCAAAGGCTTGTCTCGAACCAATATTTTCAATTGCAAACAATTTTATAACTTTTATTATTTGCAAATAGTCCAACAAGCTGTTGGACTATTAAAAAACGAGACTGAAAAGACTCCAGTGGAATTAGTCCAACAAGCTGTCGAACAAATTCAAAATAAAGAAAACGAACAACTTACATTTGTGCAACAGCTTGTTGGACAAATACCGTGGGGACATAATATTTTTATATTTACCAAATCCAAAAATATAAACGAAGCCTTGTTTTATATCCAAAAAACGATTGAAAATAATTGGAGCAGAAACGTTTTAGACCTTCAAATAAAATCTGACTTATATAACAGACAAGGCAAATCTATTAATAACTTTAAAAACACCTTACCAGAACCCTTTTCTGATTTAGCAAATCAAACATTGAAAGACCCTTATATATTTGATTTTTTAACATTGAGCGAAGGTTTTAAAGAAAAAGATATTGAAAAACAATTGGTAACACATATATCAAAATTCTTGTTGGAGTTAGGCAAAGGTTTTGCGTTTATAGGACAACAATATCATTTAGAAATAGCTCAAAATGATTATTATATCGATTTGCTTTTTTACCATACCAAACTAAAATGTTATGTGGTTATAGAACTTAAAAACACCAAGTTTATGCCCGAGTATGCAGGCAAACTCAACTTTTATTTATCGGCAGTAGATAGTTTAATAAAAGACGAAAGCGATAATGCCACCATAGGGATTTTGCTTTGTAAGGATAAAAATAATATCGAAGCTGAATTTGCATTGAGAGATGTAAACAAGCCAATTGGCATAAGCGAAATCAATTTTACAGAAATAGTACCCGATAATCTAAAAAGCAGTTTGCCTACCATTGAAGAAATAGAAGCAGAATTCAAAACAATATAAATGAGCAAGGATATAAACAA is from Flavobacterium sp. NG2 and encodes:
- a CDS encoding site-specific DNA-methyltransferase, yielding MDGKSLTPEQEKLQALQQILPEAFTEGKIDWEKLKATLGENINFAHERYVLNWAGKSEAFKVLQTPTTKTLIPAKDESIDFDTTQNIFIEGENLEVLKVLQKSYFGKVKMIYIDPPYNTGNDSFIYPDKFSETKAEYEKRVGDKDEDGYMTKDGMFKKNSKENGQYHSNWLNMMMPRLYLAKNLLKQDGVIFVSIDDNEVHNLRLLMNEIFGEENFVASIVWEKRYGRSNDAKLMSTVTEHLLLFRKNEYLNVLREPRSEKTNEDYSNPDNDPRGKWTSVSFVSQRTRDERQNLGYEITNPYTGKVYSHPTNSWKYNEQKFLEMVADNRFYWGKKNDQDFPRIKRFLAELPEGMVPINLWKHSETGTTDEGTKEVLELIGKNIFTFPKPKRLIQRMVQMATAEDDIILDFFSGSGTTGHAIMDLNRETLGNRKFICVQLPELCEEKGEAYKAGYKTIADVSKYRIRKASLKLQEEIKLEIKKTEGKIQKLQGELPTEETKTEIETLKTKIEQLKNQDLGFKVLKLDESNFKQWQQLEGKDAQALEDQMKLFIDPVAAHATTENMAYELLLKSGKDLNSTLIKQEGYYTVNDKELVLLLENATQEIIDAVITIKPKKVIALDKLFKGNDQLKTNTVLQMRDAGIEFKTI
- a CDS encoding PDDEXK nuclease domain-containing protein; the protein is MKMQKQEYSNWIVELKSKVRSSQIKAALAVNSALIHFYWELGNMIAEKENVWGSKLIEQVAKDLKDEFPEIKGLSRTNIFNCKQFYNFYYLQIVQQAVGLLKNETEKTPVELVQQAVEQIQNKENEQLTFVQQLVGQIPWGHNIFIFTKSKNINEALFYIQKTIENNWSRNVLDLQIKSDLYNRQGKSINNFKNTLPEPFSDLANQTLKDPYIFDFLTLSEGFKEKDIEKQLVTHISKFLLELGKGFAFIGQQYHLEIAQNDYYIDLLFYHTKLKCYVVIELKNTKFMPEYAGKLNFYLSAVDSLIKDESDNATIGILLCKDKNNIEAEFALRDVNKPIGISEINFTEIVPDNLKSSLPTIEEIEAEFKTI